Below is a window of Fulvitalea axinellae DNA.
TTGTTGAATTTGAGTTCCTTAAAGGTAGGGGCCGTTGATTTTTCGATAGAGAAAATTGATGGAAAAGTATTTTACAGCGAAATAATCCAGGATGCGAATGGGAAATTTGTCAATGTTCCTTTGGATGAACTCAAACTGGAAAAAGGACATTACATCTTAAAAGTAAAAAATAAAGGGATTCTAAAAGGGCAGGGCTCGTTACTTATAAACTGACATATTCAGGAAGCTTATGAGCAAGAGATTCTCGGTCACTTTTGTTAATTTCAAATATTCGAAAGAATGAAACGTTTTAGTGAGGAGGGATGTCTACACTGAGCCCAAGAGGGTATGGGGTATGATTGGAACAAGGCATGGGGGTGCCTTCCGCTTCTCTTTACGATTGAACTTTAAAAGGGAAACCAACAACTCATGGGTGTTGTAAAATCAATTAGAGTAAAAATTGTTGTCGGGATCGTTTTTTTCCTGTCTTTGGCAAGCCGGACTTTCTGTGAAAAAGGCAATAATGCAGACGGTACAAGGGCTTTGTGGTTAGCCGATAGTGCATATAATTCCATAGTCGGTTCCGAACACAAGAAAAAAAACAAGCAAAGGGCTTATGTGGCGTATGATTCGCTTTTTAACGCTATAGATTCCACGTTGTCGTTTGCCGTGACTATTCGGCCATCTACAAAAGATTCGCTCTTGATGTATGGAACTTATTCTTTGATGGCCAGAATGGTAATGGATTTTTATGCCAACAGAAAAGACGGTTATGAAAGTAATTATGAACAAACAAAAAAATGGCTTGAGCGCAGAGGCGCTAGTGTTCAGTTAAAATTGAGGCTGGAGTTTCTAAGAGGAAGCTTCCTCATGAAACAGGGACGCCATAAGCAGGCGTTAAGTATTTTTCAAGAATCTACCCGTTTGGCTACCAATAGTTCCGATACGATGTATATGGGAAAGGGCTATTATTACGTGGGGAGAATCCTTTCAAAAGAATCTGATTTTAAAAAAGCCAACGAGAGCTTTAGAAAAGCGATAGACGCTTATAAAACAGTGGGGAATCAGGTTGGGCAAAGCGCCGTTTACAATGCGTTGGCTTTGAACCATAAGGATATGAAAAACCTGGATTCGGCATTGTTTTTTTATAAAAAGTCATTGAGCTATTTTCCTGAAGTGATTGGCTATCAGCGTGCAACAAACAAAGCTACGTTGGTTAATAATATTGGAAACGTATTTTTGGAAATGAACATGCCCGATTCGGCTTCGAGGTATGTTTTTCAATCAAACAAGACTTATAAGCGTTTAGGTAACGCTATTGATATTCTTAAATCGAATAATAATCTGGGGAAATATTATGCGCTGAAGGGAAACCGGAAAAAGGCGATAGAAACCTATGAGTCGAACTTAAGTATAAAGCCGTATCAGAAGGCATACGACGAAATCCTGTTGGTAACAATGCGGGAATTGAGCGATTTGTATGCTAAAGACAAAAACTACAACACAGCTTATTCCTACTTGGACAGACACCGCCAAATCAGTGATTCGGTTAATAGGCATAAGAACCTAAAGGAAATTGAAAATGCGGTTTATGAAGAGGAGCTAAAAACGAGAGACGCTAAGTATGCTCTTTTGGGCAAAGAAAAAGAACTATTGGATCTAGAGAAGTTATGGGTTTCGAAACAAAGAGGCTGGCTATTAGTGTTGCTTATTCTCACAATTGTTTTTGCCGTTTATGTGGTTTTGAGACAAAGAGGAGTGATCCGTAGAAGTAATAAGATTTTGGAATTGGAACGGGAACTCTCTCAAAATCAGATTGCGCTGAAAGAAGTACAACGTTCAGAGTTGGAGCTGAGGGTGAATTCACAACGAGAAGAGATGGAGAAATTTGCTTATGCTACAAATAAGCAGATAAGTCTGTTTAATGAGTTTGATGAGAAGATAAGCCAACTGAAAACGGCCGAAGGCTATGTTAGGGCGCAACAACTCAACTCTTTGCAACTTTGGATTCGGCAGTCAATGACATCGCTTACTAAGGACGAGGCTACAGGAAAGAAACTTAGTCAATTAGGTGAAGACTATTTTGTGCGATTAAATCGCAAATACCCCGATTTGAATAAAAACGAATCGGAGCTTTTCGGTTTGTTTTATTTAGGCTTAACAAATAAAGAAATATCTGTTTTGCTTAACACTTCTGCGAAATCGATAGAAATGAAAAAATATCGATTGAGGAAGAAAACCAATATTTCGAGAGAAGTTGATTTTTCGGAAATTGATTTAGGTTAGTTTATAAACTAATCTTTTTAGAGTGATAAAAGGTTTCTTAGGCTATAAGTTACTTGGCGCATTAGTATGCGAAGAGTAGGTTCGGCTGAATGATCCATTTATTTGAACGTTACGGCATGATAGTTTTTTAATTTAATTTCAATTATATGAGATCCTTAATTTTAAACGGATTAGTTGTTTTTTTGCTAATTCCGATTGTTTTTGGTTGTAACTCCCAAGAGAAGGCAACCGATTTAAATAAGATTGATATTATTCCTTTGCCCCAGGATGTTATTGCGGGAAAAGGGCATTTCTCTTTTGATAAAGGGATTCAAATTAAGGCTGATAATGAGGAATTGGCGACAGTAGCTACGCGTTTTTCCGATTTTTTTAAAACGGTTTCTGGTTATCGGATTTCTGTGGAAAAAGAAGCGAAAGACGCCGATATCTTGGTCAAGCTAGATAAGGATCTTCCAAATGAAGCTTATCGTTTGGATATTAAAAGGAATAAAATAGAGATACGTACTTCGTCTTTAGGTGGGGCTGTCTACGCTTTCGAAACACTTAAACAGTTGTTTCCTCCTGTGGTAATGTCAGGAAAAGTTCAGGAAAATGTTAAATGGCGTGTGCCTGCGGTAAGTATTAATGATTTTCCGGGCTATGGATGGCGTGGTTATATGCTAGATGCTTCGAGACATTTTTTCACTGTTGAACAGGTTAAAAAAGTTTTGGATTTTATGGCGGAACTCAAGCTAAACCGGTTTCATTGGCATTTGACCGATGATCAAGGTTGGAGAGTCGAGATAAAGTCATTGCCAAATCTTACGGAATATGGAGCTTGGCGTGTAGGGTATATCAATACCGACGAAAGAAAATCAGAATGGTGGGGACGCCCGGTTCAGAAAAAAGACGAGTTGGCTAAATACGGAGGATATTATAGCCAAGATCAAATAAGGGAAATTGTCCGATATGCGAAGGAACGAAACATAGAAGTAATTCCGGAAGTGGATTTTCCGGGACACGCCCAAGCGGCGGTAGCCTCTTATCCTGAAATAGGTTGTGTTGACAAACAGGAATACGTGGCTACAGGCGGGGTGGCCCGAAATAACACGATGAATCCAGGCAAAAAGGAAACATACGATTTCGTTCGTAAAGTTATAGTTGAGTTGACGGAATTATTTCCATATGAATATATTCATATCGGGGGAGACGAGTGTAATAAGGATCAATGGAAAAAAGATCCTTTTGTGGCGAAGTTGATGAAAACCGAATCGCTGGAGGATATGGATGCCGTGCAGAGTTATTTCTTGAAAGAAGTCGAAAAGATAGTTAACTCGCATGGAAAGAAAATGATGGGCTGGGATGAAATCTTGGACGGCGGATTGGCTCCGAACGCTACGGTAATGTCATGGCGTGGAACTGTGGGCGGAATGAAATCTGTGAAAATGGGACATGATGTCGTAATGTCACCGAATTCAGCCTGTTATCTGGATTTAAAACAAGGGCAAGATTCCCAAGAGCCGAATTTGGGTTACGGGCATTTATTCCTTTCCGATAGTTATAATTATAAACTGGTGCCCGATACCCTTAATTCCGAGGAAGCGAAACGGATTCTGGGTATTCAGGCAAATATGTGGACTGAATCCATTACGGATTGGGGAAAACTTACGTATATGACTTTCCCACGTTTGCATGCGATCGCTGAAAAAGGGTGGACAAATGAGAAACGACAAAGTTGGGATGGTTTTGTTAATCGGCTTAGGACTCATATGAAACGGATGGACGTTTCAAGAATTCGTTACGCAAAGAGTGCATTCAATCCACGTTTTAAGCATGAAGGAAACGCGGACAGTTCGAAAGTGATGCTGACTTTGGATACTGAAATCAAAGGTTTGCAAATCCGTTATAGCTTAGATTCGGAAGAACCGGATATGACATCTACATTGTATTCAAAGCCTTTTAGTGTTTCTGAAACAACAACGGTTAAGGCTCGTACTTTTGACAAAGAAGGCAAGCCGATGGGCGACATCTCTGCGTTAACCTTCGAGGTTCATAAAGCGACAGGCGCCGAAGTGACGTATACCGACAGTAAGCATGATAGCCCAGAATCTACGGATCGACTTACTGATTTGAATTTCGCTTCATTGGATCCTGGCAGTCCCCAGTGGATGACATTTGCCGAAAACCCAGAATTTACAATAAAGCTGAAAAGCCCTGTAAAAGCGAGTTTCGTTAAATTCAATACCGAGCGATTTACCATTGCGGGACGATACCCAGCTAAAAAAGTGACGGTTTGGGGACTGAGATCTGACAATAATTCATGGACAAAATTAGGGGAAAAAGACTTGTCGGGAATAGCTTCAGAGCAAGGGCGTAATTATCTGCAAGTGCGTTGTGGTTTTAATCCCGTTATGGTAAAAGAAGTGAAGGTTAAATGTGAAAGTTGGGATAAAATTCCCGAAGGACACCATAGAGCGGGAGCGAAACCGGCGATGAGAATTGACGAATTAATGGTTTTCTAAAAAAGGTATCTGAAGGTTTAGAACCAATTATTCCGTGTAGTAAAAAAGAATAGTCTTTAAGGGTTTTATGCTCTTTTTGGAATGATTAGAAAAATATATAGCTCCTCCTTATCACGTTAAGGGGGAGCAATTTCTATTTTACAGATTTATCCATATTAAGTCCACAGTAAAGAATAGAAAAAAGAATGGTCTTAAAGGGATACGGACTTAGTTGTCCGAATAATACTCGCATTATTAAACCGGAAATACGGGAGGAGCTACTTTTAGTAGTTAAAATTTTTTTCGGGATAAGTTTATAAACATGATATTCCCTTTTCTGGGCTTAGAAAAGGCAATTCTTTTAATTGGCTTTTTCTTTTGGTAAAGAAAAGGCTTGTGGTCACGTTTTAAGGGTCCAATATGTATACCGACGACTATTATCTCCATAAACTCAAAGCGGGCCAGTTATCTGCTTTGGATATTTTTTTTAAACGTTATCGGGAGGATTTGCTTCGTTATGCTTTTCATTTAGTTGGGGAACCGTCCATTGCCGAGGATATTGTGCAGGATGTCTTTGTCAGCTTGTGGGAAAATCGGGAAAAGGTAATGATCAGTGAAAACTTGAAGCCTTACTTAGTGAAGGTTGTGTTTAACGACGTAATGGATCTTCGCCGACATGAAAAAGTTAAGGAAAAGTATAGGAAGCATAGTTTACATGTTTACGACGAAAAGGCCTGTGATCGAGCTGAATCACAAGCGGAATACAATGAGTTAAACGAAAGGTTAACGGTTGTGCTTGATAGCTTGCCTGCGCAACAGAAAAGCGTTTATACCAAAATTAGGCTTGAGGGTAAGAAATATAAGGACGTTGCCGAAGAGATGGGGATTTCTATAAAAACGGTTGAAGGACATTTCACGAAAGCCCAAAAAAAGGTTAGGACTGAGTTACAGGATTTTATTTTGATACTGTGTTTTGCCCTGTGGTTCTAGTCTGTGGTGTTAGAAAGAATTGGGTTAATATTTTTTAATTTTTTTAAATGAGGGGCGAGGGGGAATTAAAGGCAAATCGTAGTTTAAGTAGAAGGGAGTAATTATGAGTTTCAAAGGGAGAAAAGACATTTTGATTGAAAGGCATATGGAAGGTAGCCTGAACGCTAAGGAAGAGGAAGAGCTTTGGCGTTGGCTTAATTCTAACCGTAAAAACCAAGATGTTTTTGAATCAAGAATATCCCTAACATTGGAAGGAAAGCCATTGCCTGAAGGAGTTCTTTCGGAACGGGAAGCTTTGTCGGATGTGAAAAAAAGAATTGTCGCACATGAAAACCGTCATGTACGATTGTGGTGGCGTAGGTCTGCGATTGCCTCTGCCGTGGTCTTGCTCGTTCTTTTAGGGTTCTTTTCGCAAGAATGGGGTGATAGAGGAGATGGAGTATTGAATGTTGCTGGTAGCGAAAATGTTATACTAACGTTGTCGGATGGCAATGAGGTGGCTTTGACCGAGAATGTCAGTAGATTGGAAGATGTGAAAGGAAAAGGCTTTGTGGGAGTCTGGAATGGTAAAAGCCTGAGTTATCAAGCGAATGGATTTCAGAGTTTGAGCGAAACTTTTAATACAGTTCGTGTTCCTAGCGGGAAACGTTTTTCGATTACGCTATCTGATGGAAGCCAAATAGAAATGAATTCGGAAACAGAGCTACGGTACCCGGTTGTTTTTAAGGGGAATGAACGGAATATAGAATTGCTAAGTGGTGAAATCTATTGTAAAATAGCTAAAAACAAACATAAACCGTTTTATGTAAATTCTAGTCGGTTGCGTTTAAGGGTATTGGGTACAAGCTTCAATTTTAGCGCTTACCAAAACGAAA
It encodes the following:
- a CDS encoding RNA polymerase sigma-70 factor; amino-acid sequence: MYTDDYYLHKLKAGQLSALDIFFKRYREDLLRYAFHLVGEPSIAEDIVQDVFVSLWENREKVMISENLKPYLVKVVFNDVMDLRRHEKVKEKYRKHSLHVYDEKACDRAESQAEYNELNERLTVVLDSLPAQQKSVYTKIRLEGKKYKDVAEEMGISIKTVEGHFTKAQKKVRTELQDFILILCFALWF
- a CDS encoding beta-N-acetylhexosaminidase; this translates as MRSLILNGLVVFLLIPIVFGCNSQEKATDLNKIDIIPLPQDVIAGKGHFSFDKGIQIKADNEELATVATRFSDFFKTVSGYRISVEKEAKDADILVKLDKDLPNEAYRLDIKRNKIEIRTSSLGGAVYAFETLKQLFPPVVMSGKVQENVKWRVPAVSINDFPGYGWRGYMLDASRHFFTVEQVKKVLDFMAELKLNRFHWHLTDDQGWRVEIKSLPNLTEYGAWRVGYINTDERKSEWWGRPVQKKDELAKYGGYYSQDQIREIVRYAKERNIEVIPEVDFPGHAQAAVASYPEIGCVDKQEYVATGGVARNNTMNPGKKETYDFVRKVIVELTELFPYEYIHIGGDECNKDQWKKDPFVAKLMKTESLEDMDAVQSYFLKEVEKIVNSHGKKMMGWDEILDGGLAPNATVMSWRGTVGGMKSVKMGHDVVMSPNSACYLDLKQGQDSQEPNLGYGHLFLSDSYNYKLVPDTLNSEEAKRILGIQANMWTESITDWGKLTYMTFPRLHAIAEKGWTNEKRQSWDGFVNRLRTHMKRMDVSRIRYAKSAFNPRFKHEGNADSSKVMLTLDTEIKGLQIRYSLDSEEPDMTSTLYSKPFSVSETTTVKARTFDKEGKPMGDISALTFEVHKATGAEVTYTDSKHDSPESTDRLTDLNFASLDPGSPQWMTFAENPEFTIKLKSPVKASFVKFNTERFTIAGRYPAKKVTVWGLRSDNNSWTKLGEKDLSGIASEQGRNYLQVRCGFNPVMVKEVKVKCESWDKIPEGHHRAGAKPAMRIDELMVF
- a CDS encoding FecR family protein codes for the protein MEGSLNAKEEEELWRWLNSNRKNQDVFESRISLTLEGKPLPEGVLSEREALSDVKKRIVAHENRHVRLWWRRSAIASAVVLLVLLGFFSQEWGDRGDGVLNVAGSENVILTLSDGNEVALTENVSRLEDVKGKGFVGVWNGKSLSYQANGFQSLSETFNTVRVPSGKRFSITLSDGSQIEMNSETELRYPVVFKGNERNIELLSGEIYCKIAKNKHKPFYVNSSRLRLRVLGTSFNFSAYQNERKSSAVLVEGSVGIIPRNDVFDIKKAILLDPGEALVYDKMIKKVVKSKVRVADYTAWKDGKLIFKTMPLNELLLRLGRWYGVRIEDRTGRGDSYTYSGTFDEESIEEALDALSKLCDFNFRLTDNGVVVE